One part of the Streptomyces lienomycini genome encodes these proteins:
- a CDS encoding DUF5995 family protein, whose translation MAHREQVPTATLTVGSVLTRMRALGTALPAGDGVAVFNRVYLSVTEAVDRHIDGGRFADAGAATALDVRFAERYLAAVDAAEEGRRPPACWRPLFQFRRHPGVRPLQFALAGINAHIGHDLALAVVDTCRTLGCEPRDLEDEFDRVGDLLVSLEERVRDELMPGPDLLQIADPLTHLLGSWSLDRAREATWAAARALWALRRLPDVAGEFTERLDAAVGFAGRMLLTPLPD comes from the coding sequence ATGGCGCACCGCGAGCAAGTCCCGACGGCCACCTTGACGGTGGGCTCCGTTCTCACCAGGATGCGCGCCCTCGGCACGGCGCTGCCGGCCGGGGACGGGGTGGCGGTCTTCAACCGCGTCTACCTGTCCGTCACGGAGGCCGTCGACCGGCACATCGACGGCGGCCGGTTCGCGGACGCCGGAGCCGCGACCGCGCTGGACGTGCGGTTCGCGGAGCGCTATCTGGCCGCCGTGGACGCGGCGGAGGAGGGCCGTCGTCCGCCCGCCTGCTGGCGCCCCCTGTTCCAGTTCCGCCGCCATCCCGGGGTACGGCCGCTGCAGTTCGCGCTGGCGGGCATCAACGCGCACATCGGCCACGACCTGGCGCTGGCCGTGGTGGACACCTGTCGTACCCTCGGCTGCGAACCGCGCGACCTGGAGGACGAGTTCGACCGCGTGGGTGATCTCCTCGTCTCGCTGGAGGAGCGGGTCCGCGACGAGCTGATGCCGGGCCCCGACCTCCTCCAGATCGCCGACCCGCTGACCCATCTGCTCGGCTCCTGGAGCCTGGACCGCGCCCGCGAGGCCACCTGGGCCGCGGCCCGCGCGCTGTGGGCGCTGCGCCGGCTGCCGGACGTCGCCGGGGAGTTCACCGAGCGGCTG